The following proteins come from a genomic window of Dysidea avara chromosome 12, odDysAvar1.4, whole genome shotgun sequence:
- the LOC136241716 gene encoding protein transport protein SEC31-like isoform X1, translating into MLLLAALAFSQCKGMSATDKKHLERSSKHKSSNSPASFVVTTKGTPSKDLTQPNFNLYKADSTSKHHSLPHHHHSNSKKRRHTSNDDDDVWTEHISSSGRMYYYNRKTDESQWEKPKGYVKRLKPDSHSKGESKSHSRSLDVHSKSSDVHSKPVDSHSKSLNSHSKPLDSHSDRKHGYQSGTPNKYHRDHRRGSSSDHRSGTNAHRSSSHEKRAAEHGTPKESYHHHHQHKASRTPQKLSTGSEPFCSPIQQERSIPCSSPILQQQQQLRPLMMPSTPGQQQLPNFQPHQPPQFMSPQQQHPPVMLQHHQPQPNGPPEGIMNVHPYQPWNPTQLPPMHSREQGGYPPGMMATPLLSTMFSPHSGGGGPSVHGDYHVPPQQYPPASMDTLSQGLHPLQQAFILQNQQHHHHHHHHHHNQLMTPMSTPVGTPLNTPNKPHLQDIGLPPLPSKSAPHTPTLHSHSNPSTPHIQKPGGAMPYQLFSEHRLSFERTHSLPAASSSKDLMEQFQAESRHNVLQSEHPNNVGSGSISDVRSSQEEESEQQKIQIGLDYFNKPLTEFWLTSAHDSIEKQLGQSAVDSLTHKHLEGPRLTLLVKKNSLGSSVKHLRCFVRKQRVEGVRKMVEKFRNKR; encoded by the exons ATGCTTCTTTTGGCGGCCCTCGCGTTTAGCCAGTGTAAAGGGATGAGTGCGACTGATAAGAAGCATTTGGAAAG GTCTTCAAAGCACAAGAGTAGCAATTCTCCAGCGTCATTTGTAGTGACAACTAAG GGCACACCTTCTAAGGATTTGACACAGCCTAATTTTAATTTATACAAAGCTGACTCTACATCAAAAC ATCACTCGTTGCCACATCACCATCATAGTAACTCTAAGAAACGAAGACACACAAgcaat GACGACGATGATGTATGGACAGAACATATCAGCTCATCAGGTAGAATGTATTACTATAATAGGAAGACTGATGAGTCGCAATGGGAGAAGCCTAAAGGATATGTgaagag GTTAAAACCTGATTCTCATTCAAAGGGAGAGTCAAAATCTCACTCCAGATCTTTGGATGTTCATTCTAAGTCTTCGGATGTCCATTCGAAACCTGTGGATTCTCATTCCAAATCTTTGAACTCTCATTCCAAACCTTTGGATTCCCATTCTGACAGGAAACACGGTTATCAGAGTGGTACACCCAACAAGTACCATAGAGATCATCGTCGTGGTAGTAGCTCTGACCACAGGAGTGGGACAAATGCACATCGCTCTTCCAGCCATGAGAAGAGGGCAGCTGAACATGGCACACCAAAGGAGTCAtatcaccaccaccaccaacatAAAGCTTCTAGAACACCCCAGAAACTATCCACAG GCAGCGAGCCATTCTGTTCTCCGATCCAGCAGGAAAGGAGCATTCCATGTAGCTCACCGATAttacaacaacagcagcagttgCGTCCTCTCATGATGCCAAGTACTCCTGGACAACAACAACTGCCAAATTTTCAACCTCACCAACCCCCACAATTCATGTCCCCTCAGCAACAACATCCACCAGTTATGCTACAGCACCACCAACCACAACCTAATGGTCCTCCTGAGGGTATAATGAATGTTCATCCCTACCAGCCATGGAACCCTACGCAGTTGCCGCCGATGCACAGCAGGGAACAGGGTGGTTACCCACCTGGGATGATGGCGACACCTTTGTTGTCCACAATGTTCTCACCTCACAGTGGAGGAGGCGGTCCTTCTGTTCATGGTGATTACCATGTTCCACCACAACAGTATCCACCAGCATCCATGGATActttgt CCCAAGGATTACATCCCCTTCAACAAGCATTCATACTACAGAACCAAcaacaccaccaccaccaccaccaccaccaccacaatCAG CTGATGACACCGATGAGCACTCCAGTAGGTACACCACTTAATACACCCAACAAGCCACATCTACAAGACATTGGCCTTCCTCCACTGCCATCGAAGAGTGCTCCCCACACGCCTACACTTCATTCACACTCTAATCCAAGCACCCCACATATTCAGAAACCTGGAGGGGCAATGCCCTACCAGTTGTTTTCAGAACATAGACTATCATTTGAAAGAACTCATTCATTACCAGCTGCTAGTAGTAGTAAAGATTTAATGGAGCAGTTTCAAGCTGAGAGTAGGCACAATGTACTACAGTCAGAACACCCTAACAATGTAGGCAGTGGTAGTATTAGTGATGTAAGGAGCAGCCAAGAAGAGGAATCAGAGCAACAGAAGATTCAGATTGGATTGGACTATTTTAATAAGCCACTAACAGAGTTCTGGCTTACTTCTGCACATGACTCAATAGAAAAACAA CTTGGTCAGTCTGCAGTGGACAGTTTAACACATAAACATTTGGAGGGTCCCAGGTTGACTTTACTAGTCAAGAAGAACTCCTTGGGATCCAGTGTAAAGCATCTAAGATGTTTTGTGAGAAAACAACG AGTTGAGGGTGTTAGAAAGATGGTAGAAAAATTCCGCAACAAAAGATGA
- the LOC136241716 gene encoding protein transport protein SEC31-like isoform X2, translating to MYYYNRKTDESQWEKPKGYVKRLKPDSHSKGESKSHSRSLDVHSKSSDVHSKPVDSHSKSLNSHSKPLDSHSDRKHGYQSGTPNKYHRDHRRGSSSDHRSGTNAHRSSSHEKRAAEHGTPKESYHHHHQHKASRTPQKLSTGSEPFCSPIQQERSIPCSSPILQQQQQLRPLMMPSTPGQQQLPNFQPHQPPQFMSPQQQHPPVMLQHHQPQPNGPPEGIMNVHPYQPWNPTQLPPMHSREQGGYPPGMMATPLLSTMFSPHSGGGGPSVHGDYHVPPQQYPPASMDTLSQGLHPLQQAFILQNQQHHHHHHHHHHNQLMTPMSTPVGTPLNTPNKPHLQDIGLPPLPSKSAPHTPTLHSHSNPSTPHIQKPGGAMPYQLFSEHRLSFERTHSLPAASSSKDLMEQFQAESRHNVLQSEHPNNVGSGSISDVRSSQEEESEQQKIQIGLDYFNKPLTEFWLTSAHDSIEKQLGQSAVDSLTHKHLEGPRLTLLVKKNSLGSSVKHLRCFVRKQRVEGVRKMVEKFRNKR from the exons ATGTATTACTATAATAGGAAGACTGATGAGTCGCAATGGGAGAAGCCTAAAGGATATGTgaagag GTTAAAACCTGATTCTCATTCAAAGGGAGAGTCAAAATCTCACTCCAGATCTTTGGATGTTCATTCTAAGTCTTCGGATGTCCATTCGAAACCTGTGGATTCTCATTCCAAATCTTTGAACTCTCATTCCAAACCTTTGGATTCCCATTCTGACAGGAAACACGGTTATCAGAGTGGTACACCCAACAAGTACCATAGAGATCATCGTCGTGGTAGTAGCTCTGACCACAGGAGTGGGACAAATGCACATCGCTCTTCCAGCCATGAGAAGAGGGCAGCTGAACATGGCACACCAAAGGAGTCAtatcaccaccaccaccaacatAAAGCTTCTAGAACACCCCAGAAACTATCCACAG GCAGCGAGCCATTCTGTTCTCCGATCCAGCAGGAAAGGAGCATTCCATGTAGCTCACCGATAttacaacaacagcagcagttgCGTCCTCTCATGATGCCAAGTACTCCTGGACAACAACAACTGCCAAATTTTCAACCTCACCAACCCCCACAATTCATGTCCCCTCAGCAACAACATCCACCAGTTATGCTACAGCACCACCAACCACAACCTAATGGTCCTCCTGAGGGTATAATGAATGTTCATCCCTACCAGCCATGGAACCCTACGCAGTTGCCGCCGATGCACAGCAGGGAACAGGGTGGTTACCCACCTGGGATGATGGCGACACCTTTGTTGTCCACAATGTTCTCACCTCACAGTGGAGGAGGCGGTCCTTCTGTTCATGGTGATTACCATGTTCCACCACAACAGTATCCACCAGCATCCATGGATActttgt CCCAAGGATTACATCCCCTTCAACAAGCATTCATACTACAGAACCAAcaacaccaccaccaccaccaccaccaccaccacaatCAG CTGATGACACCGATGAGCACTCCAGTAGGTACACCACTTAATACACCCAACAAGCCACATCTACAAGACATTGGCCTTCCTCCACTGCCATCGAAGAGTGCTCCCCACACGCCTACACTTCATTCACACTCTAATCCAAGCACCCCACATATTCAGAAACCTGGAGGGGCAATGCCCTACCAGTTGTTTTCAGAACATAGACTATCATTTGAAAGAACTCATTCATTACCAGCTGCTAGTAGTAGTAAAGATTTAATGGAGCAGTTTCAAGCTGAGAGTAGGCACAATGTACTACAGTCAGAACACCCTAACAATGTAGGCAGTGGTAGTATTAGTGATGTAAGGAGCAGCCAAGAAGAGGAATCAGAGCAACAGAAGATTCAGATTGGATTGGACTATTTTAATAAGCCACTAACAGAGTTCTGGCTTACTTCTGCACATGACTCAATAGAAAAACAA CTTGGTCAGTCTGCAGTGGACAGTTTAACACATAAACATTTGGAGGGTCCCAGGTTGACTTTACTAGTCAAGAAGAACTCCTTGGGATCCAGTGTAAAGCATCTAAGATGTTTTGTGAGAAAACAACG AGTTGAGGGTGTTAGAAAGATGGTAGAAAAATTCCGCAACAAAAGATGA